The Candidatus Zixiibacteriota bacterium genome includes a window with the following:
- the fliM gene encoding flagellar motor switch protein FliM, whose product MAKILTQDEIDALLTTVSSNTPDPEPVIGKSEQMRSVVNYDFKHPNRVSKDQVRTLENMHDTFAGHISSTMSAMLRSMVDVDLVSVDQINYSEYVMSLVSPSCTYTFTAPPLEGLCIMDFNPALAFAFIDRMFGGGEKNLEIERELTGIERLVMSKIAQRIYRDLENSWSKIVPITIEQKSFESNPQFIQIVPANETVIVISIQIKLFSTTGLLTICYPYVSLESVLGKLSAQNWIDATKRKNLRENRDINRDNLMPVPVPLAVILARTKLKLRDFVSLQVGDVMTTDHKINNPIELLVAQRRKFVCRPGLFGKRRACQIIQLHSGIGKE is encoded by the coding sequence TTGGCCAAAATACTGACACAGGATGAGATTGATGCCCTCTTGACGACCGTGTCGTCGAATACGCCCGACCCGGAACCGGTCATCGGGAAATCGGAGCAGATGCGTTCGGTGGTCAACTATGACTTCAAGCATCCCAATCGGGTTTCCAAAGACCAGGTCCGGACTCTGGAGAACATGCATGATACTTTCGCCGGGCATATCAGTTCGACCATGTCGGCGATGCTGCGAAGCATGGTTGATGTCGACCTTGTGTCGGTCGACCAGATCAACTATTCGGAGTATGTCATGTCTCTGGTTTCTCCCTCATGCACCTATACTTTCACGGCGCCGCCGCTGGAAGGGCTGTGCATTATGGATTTCAATCCCGCCCTGGCTTTCGCCTTTATCGACCGGATGTTCGGCGGTGGAGAAAAAAACCTGGAAATCGAACGGGAGTTGACCGGAATCGAACGGCTGGTGATGTCGAAAATCGCGCAGAGAATTTACCGCGATCTGGAAAACTCCTGGTCGAAGATCGTGCCGATAACCATCGAACAGAAGTCATTCGAGAGCAATCCCCAGTTCATCCAGATTGTCCCGGCCAATGAGACGGTCATTGTGATTTCGATTCAAATCAAGCTTTTCAGTACGACCGGTCTTTTGACCATTTGCTATCCCTATGTTTCCCTGGAGTCGGTTTTGGGAAAACTCTCCGCCCAGAACTGGATTGACGCTACCAAGCGGAAAAATCTCCGCGAGAACCGGGATATAAATCGCGACAATCTGATGCCGGTGCCGGTGCCGTTGGCAGTCATACTGGCCCGAACCAAATTGAAGCTGCGTGATTTTGTCAGCCTGCAGGTCGGCGATGTGATGACCACCGACCATAAGATCAACAATCCGATTGAACTGCTTGTGGCCCAACGGAGAAAATTCGTATGTCGCCCCGGCCTTTTCGGGAAGAGGAGAGCCTGTCAGATTATTCAATTACATTCCGGAATAGGAAAGGAGTGA
- the fliO gene encoding flagellar biosynthetic protein FliO: MKANPKTRAVTLAIILAVVILGLLMLTRFGHVTADPSDTTKSYLVQTDSTGTAAGTINPVDKRADNETVFLSMAKLVGALIVVVGAIYAFLFMLRKMMGSKLSANRGHRVLEVLETTYVAQKKSVSLVRFSDRAVLIGITESGITPLAELDGDETARVLSAANAEKSSAGFRNVLSEAKERFKVFSFGRSQNS, from the coding sequence ATGAAAGCCAATCCCAAAACCAGAGCCGTAACGCTGGCGATCATTCTGGCGGTGGTGATTCTGGGCCTGCTGATGCTAACGAGGTTCGGTCATGTGACTGCGGACCCGTCGGACACAACGAAAAGCTATCTGGTGCAAACGGACAGTACTGGTACAGCGGCCGGTACGATCAACCCGGTTGATAAGCGTGCCGATAATGAGACGGTGTTTCTTTCAATGGCCAAGCTGGTCGGCGCCCTGATTGTGGTCGTGGGGGCCATTTATGCCTTTCTGTTTATGCTGCGGAAGATGATGGGATCCAAGCTTTCGGCCAATCGCGGCCATCGGGTACTGGAGGTTCTCGAGACCACCTATGTGGCGCAGAAAAAATCGGTTTCTCTGGTCCGTTTCTCCGACCGGGCCGTCCTGATCGGTATCACCGAAAGCGGCATTACCCCGCTGGCGGAATTGGATGGTGATGAGACCGCCAGAGTGCTTTCGGCGGCCAATGCGGAAAAATCATCGGCCGGTTTCAGAAATGTCTTGAGTGAGGCAAAAGAGCGTTTCAAAGTATTCAGTTTCGGGAGGTCACAGAACTCTTAG